A single Blastococcus colisei DNA region contains:
- a CDS encoding alpha/beta fold hydrolase, translating to MTAPTVHAARTVEVGDISVAVQEYGEGEPLLIINGTSQSLGFWAEAAQVWAGSYRVITYDLRGLGASERGTAEMTVPTLAADARGLLDALGVERAHVLGYSLGSATAQELALLAPERVASLVLLCTWGRTDGFQRAVITGLAHPWRTGDMEAALGALGIAFSPELLNSPEFGALVEQLLPLFPSTPAQIAATAEQWDADLLHDTLDRLTDITVPTLVVAGEQDLLTPPWQGRAVAERIPGARFELFTGPGSSHALGVERAEEFLPMSLQFLGKHAMS from the coding sequence TTGACCGCACCCACCGTCCACGCAGCGCGCACCGTCGAGGTCGGCGACATCTCGGTCGCCGTCCAGGAGTACGGGGAAGGTGAACCGCTGCTCATCATCAACGGCACCAGCCAGTCCCTCGGCTTCTGGGCCGAGGCCGCACAGGTGTGGGCGGGCAGCTATCGCGTCATCACCTACGACCTGCGGGGACTCGGGGCTTCCGAGCGCGGAACGGCCGAGATGACGGTGCCGACGCTGGCTGCCGATGCGCGTGGCCTGCTGGACGCGCTCGGCGTGGAGCGGGCCCACGTGCTCGGGTACTCCCTGGGCAGCGCCACCGCCCAGGAGCTGGCCCTGCTCGCGCCCGAGCGGGTGGCCTCGCTCGTCCTGCTGTGCACGTGGGGCCGGACCGACGGCTTCCAGCGCGCGGTCATCACCGGCCTCGCGCATCCGTGGCGGACCGGTGACATGGAGGCGGCGCTGGGCGCGCTCGGTATCGCGTTCTCACCCGAGCTGCTGAACAGCCCCGAGTTCGGCGCCCTGGTCGAGCAACTGCTGCCGCTGTTCCCGAGCACGCCGGCGCAGATCGCCGCGACCGCCGAGCAGTGGGACGCCGATCTGCTGCACGACACGCTCGACCGGCTGACGGACATCACCGTCCCCACCCTGGTCGTCGCCGGCGAGCAGGACCTGCTCACACCGCCGTGGCAGGGCCGCGCGGTCGCCGAGCGCATTCCCGGCGCCCGGTTCGAGCTCTTCACCGGCCCGGGTTCCAGCCACGCACTCGGCGTGGAGCGGGCCGAGGAGTTCCTGCCCATGTCGCTGCAGTTCCTCGGCAAGCACGCGATGTCCTGA
- a CDS encoding flavin-containing monooxygenase, with translation MTEYTIAILGAGIGGLGMAAKLKKEGKSSFVVLEKADAVGGTWRENTYPGAACDVQSHLYWYSFDDQQPDWTRLYAQQPEIRQNVESFVERYDLAPHIRLNAEVNRAEWDHERGRWLIGTTAGEQIVAEVFVGAWGQLNRPSFKGIEGRESFRGASFHSAQWRHDVDLAGKRVAVVGNGASAVQIVPQIAGDVASLTVFQRSANYHVPRMDRAYDQDERQLYRGAARLLESREAFFAEHESWVGAMKLDANPVLDEFYRIARELLETQVPDAELREKLWPDYPLGCKRVLVADDYYPALMRDNVELVTERIAEVVPEGLRTRDGAVHELDVVIYATGFETLSFLGDLEITGRDGRSLRDVWHDGARAYLGTTVSGFPNLFLLYGPNTNLGHNSIILMLECQYDYVLQALRTRAETSAVALDVRREAMHRFNDRLQETLRGTAFAGGCTSWYKTADGHITNNWSGSVGEYQEAMRTFRLDDYEVLQPATA, from the coding sequence ATGACCGAGTACACGATCGCGATCCTGGGCGCCGGCATCGGCGGGCTCGGCATGGCGGCGAAGCTCAAGAAGGAGGGGAAGTCCTCCTTCGTCGTCCTGGAGAAAGCCGACGCGGTCGGGGGGACGTGGCGCGAGAACACCTATCCCGGCGCCGCCTGCGACGTGCAGTCCCACCTGTACTGGTACTCCTTCGACGATCAGCAGCCCGACTGGACCCGCCTCTACGCGCAGCAGCCGGAGATCCGGCAGAACGTCGAGTCCTTCGTCGAGCGGTACGACCTCGCCCCGCACATCCGGCTGAACGCCGAGGTGAACCGCGCCGAGTGGGATCACGAGCGTGGCCGGTGGCTGATCGGCACGACCGCCGGAGAGCAGATCGTCGCCGAGGTGTTCGTCGGCGCCTGGGGCCAGCTCAACCGGCCGTCGTTCAAGGGCATCGAGGGGCGGGAGAGCTTCCGGGGCGCCTCGTTCCACTCGGCCCAGTGGCGCCACGACGTCGATCTCGCGGGCAAGCGGGTGGCAGTCGTCGGCAACGGGGCCAGCGCGGTCCAGATCGTGCCGCAGATCGCCGGGGACGTGGCCTCCCTGACGGTGTTCCAGCGCTCGGCGAACTACCACGTACCCCGGATGGACCGTGCCTACGACCAGGACGAGCGGCAGCTGTACCGCGGCGCGGCCCGGCTGCTGGAGAGCCGGGAGGCCTTCTTCGCCGAGCACGAGAGCTGGGTCGGCGCCATGAAGCTCGACGCCAACCCGGTGCTCGACGAGTTCTACCGCATCGCGAGGGAGCTGCTGGAGACCCAGGTGCCCGACGCCGAACTCCGCGAGAAGCTGTGGCCCGACTATCCCCTCGGCTGCAAGCGGGTTCTCGTCGCCGACGACTACTACCCCGCGCTGATGCGCGACAACGTGGAACTGGTCACCGAGCGCATCGCCGAGGTGGTCCCCGAAGGTCTCCGCACCCGGGACGGCGCCGTCCACGAGCTCGACGTGGTCATCTACGCCACCGGGTTCGAGACCCTGTCGTTCCTCGGCGACCTGGAGATCACCGGCCGGGACGGGCGGTCCCTGCGCGATGTCTGGCACGACGGGGCGCGTGCCTACCTCGGCACCACGGTCAGCGGCTTCCCCAACCTCTTCCTGCTGTACGGCCCCAACACCAACCTGGGCCACAACTCGATCATCCTGATGCTGGAGTGCCAGTACGACTACGTCCTCCAGGCACTGCGCACCCGTGCCGAGACGTCGGCCGTCGCCCTGGACGTTCGACGGGAGGCGATGCACCGGTTCAACGACCGCCTCCAGGAGACGCTGCGCGGCACGGCCTTCGCCGGCGGCTGCACCAGCTGGTACAAGACCGCCGACGGGCACATCACGAACAACTGGTCCGGCAGCGTCGGGGAGTACCAGGAAGCCATGCGGACGTTCCGGCTCGACGACTACGAGGTGCTCCAGCCGGCGACCGCCTGA
- a CDS encoding QsdR family transcriptional regulator, producing the protein MGPPDPPPDGATPEAAADGPADPRPRSDAGADDWPELARRAQELAARWVHDGRRLDMRGLSAELGVSRVTLFRHVGGREVLLGRALWLLTERTFAAAERQWELGPEGLRSTGVMRLFNQRIAAAPGLRRLLDDEPALAIRVLTDPRGAIQPGVVAAVEALLRRDVQEAGLELILEPGALAFALVRIGESFLYADVLANRTPDVDMADRLQRALIEGRA; encoded by the coding sequence ATGGGCCCACCGGATCCCCCTCCGGACGGCGCGACGCCGGAGGCGGCCGCCGACGGGCCGGCCGATCCGCGGCCCCGGAGCGACGCCGGCGCCGACGACTGGCCCGAGCTGGCGCGGCGGGCGCAGGAGCTGGCCGCCCGGTGGGTGCACGACGGCCGGCGCCTGGACATGCGGGGCCTGTCCGCGGAGCTCGGCGTCTCCCGGGTCACCCTGTTCCGGCACGTCGGCGGGCGGGAGGTGCTGCTCGGGAGGGCTCTGTGGCTGCTGACCGAGCGGACGTTCGCCGCGGCGGAACGTCAGTGGGAGCTCGGCCCGGAGGGTCTGCGGTCCACGGGGGTCATGCGCCTGTTCAACCAGCGGATCGCTGCGGCGCCCGGCCTGCGCCGGCTCCTGGACGACGAGCCCGCACTCGCGATCCGGGTGCTCACCGACCCACGAGGCGCCATCCAGCCTGGCGTCGTCGCGGCTGTCGAGGCGCTGTTGCGGCGCGATGTCCAGGAGGCCGGTCTCGAGCTGATCCTCGAGCCCGGGGCGCTGGCCTTCGCTCTCGTGCGGATCGGCGAGTCGTTCCTGTACGCCGACGTGCTCGCCAATCGGACACCCGACGTCGACATGGCCGACCGGCTGCAACGAGCCCTCATCGAGGGCAGGGCCTGA